From a region of the Geothrix sp. 21YS21S-2 genome:
- a CDS encoding S1C family serine protease, protein MDLRHVAMRAALLLSLPLAAQEPYERPHTKLTPAEQETVDFNRKLAKPRAATPRPALTPAERAKADAFKRARNSVVFIRSITSGHFENNQGDQIAIPPASGTGFVWDNLGHVVTNHHVITFEDVAVGAPRSEADDLQVTLADGRIFKAVVIGRSLAQDIAVLHVFAPLDALKPLPIGTAKDLIVGQDVLAIGNPFGLDHTLTAGIVSALGRPIVTSFGTHISGAVQTDAAINPGNSGGPLLDRTGRLVGMNTAITSTSGASSGVGFAIPVETLNRVVPLLIAKGQTYRPVLGFDTLPSHWAPEWGITRGIAVRGVDAGGIADKAGLRGITLKPGLEKATKVEDCVLGDLIIGINGVKMETDIELMDFLEMIPPDQTLEFEVLREGKPMKILMKPGDAPAVEQKT, encoded by the coding sequence ATGGACCTGAGGCACGTTGCGATGCGGGCGGCCCTGCTGCTGAGCCTGCCCCTGGCCGCCCAGGAGCCCTACGAACGCCCGCACACCAAGCTCACGCCCGCCGAGCAGGAGACCGTCGACTTCAACCGCAAGCTCGCGAAGCCCCGGGCCGCCACGCCGCGCCCCGCCCTTACCCCCGCCGAGCGCGCCAAGGCCGACGCCTTCAAGCGGGCCCGCAATTCGGTGGTGTTCATCCGCTCCATCACCAGCGGCCACTTCGAGAACAACCAGGGCGACCAGATCGCCATCCCCCCGGCTTCCGGCACGGGCTTCGTGTGGGACAACCTGGGCCACGTGGTCACCAACCACCATGTGATCACCTTCGAGGACGTGGCCGTGGGCGCCCCCCGCAGCGAGGCGGACGATCTGCAGGTGACCCTGGCCGACGGGCGCATCTTCAAGGCCGTGGTCATCGGGCGGAGCCTCGCCCAGGACATCGCGGTGCTCCACGTCTTCGCGCCCCTGGACGCCCTCAAGCCCCTGCCCATCGGCACCGCCAAGGACCTCATCGTGGGGCAGGACGTCCTGGCCATCGGCAATCCCTTCGGCCTGGACCACACCCTCACCGCCGGGATCGTCTCGGCCCTGGGCCGGCCCATCGTCACCAGCTTCGGGACGCACATCTCCGGCGCGGTGCAGACCGACGCGGCCATCAACCCGGGCAATTCCGGCGGCCCGCTCCTGGACCGGACCGGGCGGCTCGTGGGCATGAACACCGCCATCACCTCCACGTCCGGGGCCAGCTCCGGGGTGGGCTTCGCCATCCCCGTGGAGACCCTCAACCGCGTGGTGCCCCTGCTCATCGCCAAGGGCCAGACCTACCGCCCCGTCCTGGGCTTCGACACCCTGCCCTCCCACTGGGCGCCCGAGTGGGGCATCACGCGGGGCATCGCGGTGCGGGGCGTGGACGCCGGCGGCATCGCCGACAAGGCCGGCCTGCGCGGCATCACCCTCAAGCCGGGCCTGGAGAAGGCCACCAAGGTGGAGGACTGCGTCCTGGGCGACCTGATCATCGGCATCAACGGCGTGAAGATGGAAACCGACATCGAGCTCATGGACTTCCTGGAGATGATCCCCCCCGACCAGACCCTGGAGTTCGAGGTCCTGCGCGAAGGCAAGCCGATGAAGATCCTCATGAAGCCCGGCGACGCACCCGCGGTGGAGCAGAAGACCTAG